A region of the Gemmatimonadota bacterium genome:
CAGCCCGGTGACCTCCCGCTCGTAGCCTGGCGGCACGAAGAAGCGCTCCCACAGGGAACTGGGCTGCACCGCTTCGCGGCGCACGGCGTTCACGCTGACCACGGCTGCGGCCACGCGGTTAGCCGCCAGGACAATGGCCGTGCGCCGCGAGGCGTCCACCTCGGCCTGCGCCGCCGCGGCCGCCGCTCCGCGCGGGGGCGGGGCGGCAGGCTGGCGGCCCGCCGGAGCCTGTGCCGCCCACCCGGCCGGCTCGAGGGCGGGGGAGGCGGGGGAGGCGTCGCGCCTGCGATTCACCACGATGGCGGAGGCCACGCCGGCCAGCGCGAGGATCCAGCCCAGGGCAGCAACGGAACGGCGGAGGCGCATCACACTGCGCCCTGCTCCTGCGAGAGCCTGGCCCAGTCGCTGAGGAACGCTTCCAGCCCCTTATCGGTCAGCGGATGCTGCAAGAGCTGGTACAGCACCTTAGGCGGCAGCGTGGCGATGTGGGCGCCCGCGAGCGCGGCCTCGACCACGTGCTGCGGATGGCGCACCGAGGCTACCAGGACCTCGGTCTCGAAGGCGTAGTTGCGGTAGATCTGCAGGATCTGGCGCACCAGCGCCATGCCGTCACAGGAGACGTCATCCACGCGGCCGACAAACGGGGAGATGAAGGTTGCACCCGCTTTTGCGGCCAGCAGCGCCTGCGAGGGTGAGAAGCAGAGCGTGACGTTGACGCGGATGCCGTCGCTGCGCAGACGGCGGCAGGCGCGCAGC
Encoded here:
- the fsa gene encoding fructose-6-phosphate aldolase, which encodes MKIFLDTADLAEIRRAAEAGLIDGITTNPSLLSKAAGQRGDPREILAAICRLVDGPISAEVVSLQSDEMVREGRELARIADNIVVKTPLTEQGLRACRRLRSDGIRVNVTLCFSPSQALLAAKAGATFISPFVGRVDDVSCDGMALVRQILQIYRNYAFETEVLVASVRHPQHVVEAALAGAHIATLPPKVLYQLLQHPLTDKGLEAFLSDWARLSQEQGAV